The Camelina sativa cultivar DH55 chromosome 14, Cs, whole genome shotgun sequence genome includes a window with the following:
- the LOC104739043 gene encoding uncharacterized protein LOC104739043, producing MPMEISVDLINQLKVSLRKEAKLSSFDPVGDNSDPSLSTLPTSAEAIAELDASAPYLRCRNCKGKLLRGIESLICVFCGNQQRTSDNPPDPIKFTSTSAYKWFLTSLNLDGSEMVEPLKETNGSSRGAKAPVVKGIAVSKFLDLEIQWSATEDKSINSGTPDDDGQLVQNRYPLNLGGINLDDIFVEGRGHLSKVESAESKTVDDDDDDFKDPRSLSLFDSVKSPGVVKGKDVQNNVSSEEHENLSLFARQDAQENVTLAAQGNFGFFEEKDVPNSFNDDENLSLFGGKDTERTSSSKKDESFGFFEGQDAQRSSYSKEGENLCLFEGKDAQSSSKDDESFGLFEGKDAQRNSSPKDDESFGLFVGKDAQKTSSPKDDESFGLFEGKDAQRNSSSKDDESFGLFEGASSKSFDDKIVASSSDWDSDFQSGGHNPSQKKIFGDPFVNSLVDLAAHMDSVFGSGKDLLYAKPADSSTAYVSKAGDWLQDDLFGNVTGEHQNNDSAVHDKNEGQVVGGNGSSSMDMDIDWIGDDLWQTSEKKSIEKTPTYVNDDDDDWNDFASSADSKTPNKPLSQTMESSQEEIFYGQAQVKNGVKEQNVEEKQNTGTSVMSDIGKGLEDDLFGTWGSFTSPTIPQASMQPPTNHANLSGEKNPEMNLFGANNNHRDQQHEDVGFFKAKEVQNNVSSEEHENLNLFARRDAQENVSLAAQGNLGFFEEKDVPNSFKEDEDLSLFGGKDIQRTSSSKEDESFGFFEGKDAQRTSSSKDDESFGFSEGKDAQRTSSSKEDESFGFFEGKDSQRSSYSKEGENLGFLEGKDAHKTSSSKDDESFGLFENKDAQRNSCSEEDENFGLFEGATSSNADIKSFDNKIVASSSDWESDFQSADRNPSQKKIGGDHFVSSPVDLAAHMDSVFGSGKDLLYAKPADSSTAYVYKAGDWLQNDLFGNVTGEHLNNDSAVHDKNEGQVVGGNGSSSMDIDWIGDDLWQTSEKKSIEKTPTYVNDDDDDDDWSDFASSANSKTPPEMNLFGANNNRRDLDFDSITRSDLFSESIGGKTD from the exons ATGCCGATGGAGATCTCAGTAGATCTGATAAACCAACTCAAGGTCTCGCTTCGAAAAGAGGCCAAGCTCTCCTCCTTCGATCCCGTCGGCGATAACTCAGACCCATCTCTCTCCACCCTTCCCACATCCGCGGAGGCAATTGCAGAACTAGATGCTTCGGCTCCGTACCTACGTTGCCGGAACTGCAAAGGAAAGCTTCTGCGTGGAATCGAGTCTCTGATCTGCGTTTTCTGCGGCAATCAACAACGTACCAGCGATAATCCTCCTGATCCCATCAAGTTCACTTCCACTTCTGCTTACAAATGGTTTCTCACCTCTCTCAATCTCGATGGATCG GAGATGGTAGAGCCGTTAAAGGAAACGAATGGATCAAGCAGAGGAGCTAAGGCACCTGTGGTTAAAGGAATTGCTGTTTCTAAGTTTCTTGATTTGGAAATTCAGTGGTCTGCAACAGAGGATAAGTCTATAAACAGTGGAACACCTGATGATGATGGACAATTAGTGCAGAATAGATATCCCCTGAATTTGGGAGGAATTAATCTTGATGATATTTTCGTTGAGGGAAGAGGACATCTTTCAAAAGTGGAATCAGCAGAGAGCAAAAccgtggatgatgatgatgatgattttaagGATCCACGTAGTCTTAGCTTATTCGATAGTGTTAAGAGTCCGGGAGTTGTTAAGGGAAAAGATGTCCAGAATAATGTTTCTTCTGAGGAACATGAGAATCTTAGTTTGTTTGCGCGACAAGATGCTCAGGAGAATGTTACTTTAGCAGCTCAGGGAAACTTTGGGTTCTTTGAGGAAAAAGATGTTCCGAACTCTTTTAACGATGATGAAAACCTTAGTCTGTTTGGGGGAAAAGATACTGAGAGAACTAGTTCTTCTAAGAAGGATGagagttttggtttctttgaggGTCAGGATGCTCAGAGAAGTAGTTATTCTAAAGAAGGTgaaaatctttgtttgtttgaggGAAAAGATGCTCAGAGTTCTTCTAAAGATGATGAGagttttggattgtttgaagGTAAAGATGCTCAGAGAAACAGTTCTCCTAAAGATGATGAgagttttggattgtttgtAGGTAAAGATGCTCAGAAAACTAGTTCTCCTAAAGATGATGAGagttttggattgtttgaagGTAAAGATGCTCAGAGAAATAGTTCTTCTAAAGATGATGAGAGTTTTGGATTGTTTGAGGGTGCATCATCAAAGTCTTTTGATGACAAGATTGTTGCCTCGTCTTCTGATTGGGATTCTGACTTTCAATCTGGCGGTCATAATCCTTCTCAGAAAAAGATTTTTGGTGACCCGTTTGTAAATTCTCTGGTTGATTTGGCTGCTCATATGGACTCTGTATTTGGTTCCGGAAAAGATTTACTCTATGCAAAACCGGCAGATTCTTCGACTGCTTATGTTTCCAAAGCTGGTGATTGGTTGCAAGATGATTTATTTGGTAATGTCACTGGTGAGCACCAAAACAACGACTCAGCTGTCCATGATAAGAATGAGGGACAGGTTGTGGGCGGTAATGGAAGTTCATCCATGGATATGGATATTGATTGGATTGGAGATGATCTATGGCAAACCAGTGAAAAGAAATCCATTGAGAAGACCCCTACATATGTcaatgatgatgacgatgactGGAATGATTTTGCAAGCTCGGCTGATTCCAAGACTCCTAATAAACCACTTTCTCAAACCATGGAAAGTTCCCAAGAAGAGATTTTTTATGGACAGGCGCAAGTCAAGAACGGTGTTAAAGAACAGAACGTAGAGGAGAAGCAGAATACTGGTACAAGCGTGATGTCTGACATAGGCAAAGGACTAGAAGATGATCTCTTTGGAACTTGGGGTAGTTTCACATCCCCAACCATTCCGCAGGCGTCTATGCAGCCTCCCACCAATCATGCGAATCTATCTGGTGAAAAAAATCCGGAAATGAACTTGTTTGGGGCAAATAACAATCACAGAGACCAGCAGCACGAAGATGTCGGTTTTTTTAAGGCGAAAGAAGTCCAGAATAATGTTTCTTCTGAGGAACATGAGAATCTTAATTTGTTTGCGCGACGAGATGCTCAGGAAAATGTTTCTTTAGCAGCTCAGGGAAACCTTGGGTTCTTTGAGGAAAAAGATGTTCCGAACTCTTTTAAAGAGGATGAAGACCTTAGTCTGTTTGGGGGAAAAGATATTCAGAGAACTAGTTCTTCTAAGGAGGATGagagttttggtttctttgaggGTAAGGATGCTCAGAGAACTAGTTCGTCTAAGGATGATGAGAGTTTTGGTTTCTCTGAGGGTAAGGATGCTCAGAGAACTAGTTCGTCTAAGGAGGATGagagttttggtttctttgaggGTAAGGATTCTCAGAGAAGTAGTTATTCTAAAGAAGGTGAAAATCTTGGTTTCCTTGAGGGAAAAGATGCTCACAAAACTAGTTCTTCTAAAGATGATGAGagttttggattgtttgaaAATAAAGATGCTCAGAGAAATAGTTGTTCTGAAGAGgatgaaaattttggtttgtttgaggGTGCAACATCATCAAATGCTGACATTAAGTCTTTTGATAACAAGATTGTTGCCTCGTCTTCTGATTGGGAATCTGACTTTCAATCTGCTGATCGTAATCCTTCTCAGAAAAAGATTGGTGGTGACCACTTTGTAAGTTCTCCGGTTGATTTGGCTGCTCATATGGATTCTGTCTTTGGTTCCGGCAAAGATTTACTCTATGCAAAACCGGCAGATTCTTCAACTGCTTATGTTTACAAAGCTGGTGATTGGTTGCAAAATGATTTATTTGGTAATGTCACTGGTGAGCACCTAAACAACGACTCAGCTGTCCATGATAAGAATGAGGGACAGGTTGTGGGCGGCAATGGAAGTTCATCCATGGATATTGATTGGATTGGAGATGATCTATGGCAAACCAGTGAAAAGAAATCCATTGAGAAGACCCCTACATATgtcaatgatgatgatgatgacgatgactGGAGTGATTTTGCAAGCTCGGCTAATTCCAAGACTCCTCCGGAAATGAACTTGTTTGGGGCAAATAACAATCGCAGAGACCTTGATTTTGACAGCATCACACGTTCTGATTTATTTTCTGAAAGTATTGGCGGCAAAACTGACTGA
- the LOC104739044 gene encoding mitogen-activated protein kinase kinase kinase ANP1-like: MNWTRGKIIGRGSTATVSAATLQESGETIAVKSAEFHRSEFLQREAKILSSLNSPHVIGYRGCQITKESFNNYNGEATTYNLLMEYAPYGTLADVASKNGGSIDETRVVEYTRQILLGLEYIHNSMGIAHCDIKGSNVLVGDNGEAKIADFGCAKRDEPERTEPVRGTPAFMAPEVARGERQGKESDIWAMGCTVIEMVTGSTPWSGADSNDPVSVLYRVGYLGESPELPCSLTEQAKDFLGKCLKKDAKERWTASQLLNHPFLITKPDNEPELVTGLVTNSPTSVTDQMFWRSVEEDHPSWWECHEDERIGVLSWTGQFVVESTWDTDGADWITVRTE, encoded by the coding sequence ATGAATTGGACTAGAGGAAAAATTATAGGCCGTGGCTCAACAGCCACCGTTTCAGCCGCCACCTTGCAAGAATCCGGCGAAACAATCGCCGTGAAATCCGCCGAGTTTCACCGGTCGGAGTTCTTGCAAAGAGAAGCCAagattctctcttctttgaatTCTCCACACGTTATCGGATACAGAGGATGCCAAATTACAAAAGAGTCCTTCAACAATTACAACGGAGAAGCTACGACTTATAATCTCCTCATGGAGTACGCACCGTACGGGACTTTGGCCGACGTGGCTTCCAAGAACGGCGGCTCCATCGACGAGACTCGCGTCGTGGAGTACACGCGCCAGATACTTCTTGGATTGGAGTATATTCACAACTCCATGGGAATTGCGCATTGCGACATTAAGGGAAGCAACGTGTTGGTCGGAGACAACGGAGAAGCCAAGATCGCTGATTTCGGGTGTGCGAAACGAGATGAACCGGAAAGAACCGAACCGGTTAGAGGAACTCCGGCGTTTATGGCTCCGGAAGTGGCCCGTGGAGAGAGACAAGGGAAAGAGAGTGATATTTGGGCCATGGGGTGTACGGTGATAGAGATGGTTACAGGGTCTACGCCGTGGAGTGGAGCGGATTCGAACGACCCGGTTTCGGTTCTTTACAGGGTCGGGTATTTAGGTGAGTCACCTGAGCTGCCTTGCTCGCTTACGGAACAAGCAAAGGATTTTTTAGGAAAGTGTTTGAAAAAAGATGCGAAGGAGAGATGGACAGCGAGTCAACTGTTAAACCATCCGTTTTTGATAACTAAACCGGATAATGAACCGGAATTGGTAACCGGTTTGGTTACGAACTCACCGACAAGTGTGACGGATCAGATGTTCTGGAGGTCAGTGGAAGAGGACCATCCAAGCTGGTGGGAATGTCACGAGGATGAGAGAATTGGAGTGCTAAGCTGGACTGGTCAGTTTGTGGTGGAGTCCACATGGGACACGGACGGTGCGGATTGGATCACGGTCCGAACGGAATAA